The nucleotide sequence GTTGCGGGAGACGTCGTAGATGAGCACCTCGCGTTCGGACATGCGCCCCGTCATGTAGCCGATGCCGCCGGCCCGGCCAGGAACCGGGTCGCCCCGCCTGGGTATCTCGAAGAAGGCCACATGCGCCACCCCCCGCGAACCGGTGGCGTCGTGCAGTTCGGGCCCGACGGGGCCGCCCCAGGGCGAATACAGATAGCTCGCGGAGGCCTGGCGGGCCCAGACCGCGCGCGCCTGCTCGACTGTGGGGTAGGCGTTGGCCTGCGACGCGAACTCCTCGATCACCTGCCGGAAGGCGAGGATGCGGTCCATGGCGCGGGCGTTACCCGCGCTGCGCTCGACGCCCTTGAAGATGACGCTGATGGCGATGACGATGATCGTCGCCATGACCATGGCCACGGAGACTTCCAGGCGCGTCATTCCGCGAGGCATCTACGGCAATTATAAAGGGACCCGAGCGCTCGCTCGGGTCCCCGCTTGCTGCGCTGCCGGTTATTCGGGCTTGCCGCCGGCCGCGAAGTTGGGGTACTGCCCCTGCTGGTCGTAGATCCACAGCGAGTAGCCGCGGACGGTCTTCGTGACGTTGGTGATGACGTCGAAGATGCTGCGGGTCGCGGTGTTGTCCTGGCCCTCGGTGCCGGTCGAGGCGTTGTTGAGGGAGAAGGCCAGACCGCCGTTGTAGGAGGTCTTGTTGAGCGGCTTGCCGGTGGCAACCGTGTTCATGCCTTCCAGGGCCTCCTGAGTCCAGGGATCGTTGTCGCCAGGAGCGACCGTGCTCTTGGTCTTGGAGTGGTCGGCGATGCCGCGGGCCTGCGCGTCGCCCGCCTGCTGGAGGTCGGTGCCGATCTGCCCGCCCCAGGGGCTCTTGAGGTAGTCATCGGGCCGCTTGCGCTTGAAGAGCGAGCGCACCGAGTCGATGCCCGGGTACGTGCCCTGGTTGTTGGCGGCGTACTCCTCGATCAACTGCTGCAGCGCCAGGACTTTCGCCTGGGCCCGGCTGTTGCCGGAACTGATCTTCGACTGGTTGTACAGCAGCGTCGCACCGGCGATCATGATGACGCCGATGACGATTGCCAGCGTGACCTCGATGAGGGTGAACCCCCGCCGTTTCGTCCTAGCCATTCTGGTCCTGCACCTCTCTTGCGCACTGGCGGGCTCTAGGGCCGATCGCCATTGGAATCCTACGAGTTATACCCAAGTGCTCTTTAGATAATCTTCCGGGTTTCCCCGGAGGCGGCTCGCCTCCGGGGCCTACTGGCGGTAAGGAGCCCGAAAGGTTGGCTCCTGCCGGGTTACTGGTTCGCGCGGCCGCCCACGATGAAGTTGGGGAAGCGGCCCTGCTGGTCGACGACGTAGCACGCGTAGCCCTTAACCAGCGACGTCTGGTTGGTCATGATGTCGACCGGGTAGGTGTACGACTGGTTGAACGCGTCGTAGTCGAACACCAGGCCGCCGACATAGCCGTTGTTTCCCTGCGCCGACCCGCAAGTGGTGGCGATGCCCACGCACCCGCCGGTGCCGATGGTCACGGTTCCGGTAACGGCCGGGTTCGGCCTGCTGGCCTGCACACCCGTGGTGGCCGGGAACAGCAGCGTCGTGCCGGTGTTGCTGCCTACGCCGTAGGCGGTCTGCTGGTCGGGCGAGGTCGTGGGGTTGTAGCTGGAGCCGATGACACCGCCCCAGGGGCTCTTGTTCCAGTCGTCGGGCCGCTTGCGCTTCCACAAGGCATTGACGTCGGACAGGTTCTGCGGGTACACGCCCTGGTTCTGGGCGGCGTACTCCTCGACCAGCGCCTGGAGGGCGACGACCTTGGCCTGCGCGCGGCTGTTTCCGGCCGACGTCTTCGCCTGGTTATAGATCAAGGTCGCCCCCGCGATCATGATGATCCCGATAACGATCGCGAGCGTGACTTCGATCAGGGTGAACCCCTTGGTCCTGGTTGTCCTGACCCTCATTCTCCATCTCTCCTTTTTCTGGGTTCCGCCCCGCGGACTCGCGTTCTGGATTCCCTGTTGCTTCCCATGTACCCGCCTATCATACGAATACATGCAAATCCCCATTAATTCTGTGTAGTTTTTTTGCTAGTTACATTTCTTCGCAATTGCGCCGAAAGCGAGTGATGGCGCGGATCCTTTCATGAGAGTGTTTTTTCTCCGGGCACCCGGAGAATACAGCCTCCGTGCCGATCGGATCGGTGAGACTCGTTACAACCCCTTAAACCGGCCCAAAAAAATGGGGCACCACCCGGAAACCGGGGGCGCCCGTTGGCAGGGAGGATTTGAGTCAGAAAACTGGTGGCATCTGAGTCTCCTGTACCCGCGCCTGGCCCGCCAATTGATAGCCCTTTATGAAAAGTGTGTAGTTTTTTGTTGAGTCATAAAACTTCATATCCTGGCCGAAAAACGCGTCATTGCTGGGCCGGCAGAGACGCCGGCCCTACTCGGTCGGGTGGGGCCGGCCTCTCTGCCGGCCTCGATCACCTTTCCGGGTCTATGGCCAGGACGTCGATGCCCCTCTTCTTCAGGGCGAATGCGGCCATCCGCTTGGTGTCGAGATCGTCGGTCAGGGCGTAGACATCCAGGAAGTCGCGCTCCTGCTCTCCCACCTTGTACCGCCCGAGCGATCGCGAGGCCACCTCCCGGCGCGACCTGTCGTCTGACCGGACCGCCTCCAGGTAGATCTGCAACCAGCGGTTGCGAGCGAGTTCCTTCTGCCCGCCCTGGAGGTACATGCGAGCCGCGAAGAACTCGGCGTCCGCTGGCGCACCCGGGATTTTGGCCGCCATCTCGAAGTACTTGGCCGAGAGCAGGAAGTCCTCGCTGTAGAGAAACAGCATCATGCCGGCCTGGTAAGGATACCAGTGGTCCTGCGGGTGGTAGTGCGCGCCCTTGAGCAACAGGTCGACGGCGAGCTTGACTTGTCCGGAGTCGGAGAGCGCCAGGGCACCCACCTCGTAAGCCGTCTTGAAATTGGGATCCAACTCGGTTACGAGGTCCAGCAGGGGATACAGGTTGTGAAACTTGCGGCCGTGCGTGAGCCAGTAGCCCCAGTACGTGGTGAAGCGCATGTAGAACACGTCGGCGAGCATGTTGCGATAACCCGCCGAGGCCATCTTGACCAGGTTGACGGGCGGCACCGACAGGAGGCTCTTGTCCCGGTCGCGCACGGCTTCCCACTTGTGGAGGCTGGCGTAGGTCGCCCCGCACGAAATCAGCAGCGCCACGAGCCACGCGAACACGCGCCCCCAGCGCACTCCCTGTCGCCGGCTCCCGCGAGCCGCAGCGGCCACCGCCATGGCTCAGATCTCCCGGGTGACGAAGGCCAGCGTCGCCAGGGTCATGAAGACGGCGATCAGCGCCGCCGCGTAGGCGATCGCCCAGGCAGCCTCGACGCCGCCGATGCCCGCCCCGTAGACCACCTGGTTCTTGATGTTGAGCGTCTCGAGGTTGGGCAGCACGTGGTAGAGCACGCGACCGATGGCCCGGATGTACTCGGGTGCCTCGCCCCGATCGCCGAACTTGAGAATGGTCTCCGTGTTGTGCCCCACCAGGTACACGCCCAGCACGTAAATGGCCGACAAGGTGGGCGACGTGATGGCCGAGAAGAGGATCGCCAGGGCCGCGATGACACTCGCTTCGAGCAACATCAGCCCGACCGCGGTCGCGTAGATAAGCTGGAACTCGCGCACCATCAGGAAGAGCAGGAGGTAGTACGCGACTCCCATCGCCACCGCCAGCAGCAGCAACACGCCGAAAAGGCCCAGGAACTTCCCGACCAGGAACTGCCAGCGCGCGATGGGCTTGGAAAGCACCACGTAGACCGTGCGCTTGTCTATCTCCTTGTGGATGGAGCTGGCGCCGATCATGATCGCCACCAGGACCAGGAGAAGGTTGATGATCCCGAGGCCCAGATCCTTGACGACCTTCAACTCGCTGCCGGCCGAGAGGTCCCCCATGAACAAGGAGAGGCCGAGCATGGCGATGGCGAAGAGCCAGATGAGGTTGAGGATCCGGTCGCGGATGGCCTCGCGGAAGAAGATGCGAGCGATGGCGAACGTGCTCATGGCGCACCCATTGTACCGGACCCCTAGGTGCCGCCGGACGTCGAGTACAAGATCACGAATCCGAAGCGCTGCTTTGGCGTGTTGACGAACTCGAAGTCGGGGTCCAGGACCGGTTCATCCGCCTGGGTCGGGTAACACAGGCAGTTCGTGTCGAAATTCCCGTTGATGTAGTTTCGCTGCCCGAGCGAGTTGCGCCAGAGCAAGGCGACGTCGAACGCATAGACCTTCGGCTCGGTCGCGGCGCTGCCAGGAACCGCGTTTCCTGGCGCCCCCCGGATGGCGAACTTGTCGACCATGCTCGGAATCGTGAACGAGTATTCGGTCGCGCAGGAGTTTCCGCCCGTGCCCGATTCCCCGTCGACGCCGCAGAGGAAGACGCGGAGGGGGAAGGTGACAGACTGCGTCGCCGTGGAGTTCGTCTGGAACACCTGCACGCCCTCGATGTACATCATGGAGCCCCGGATGTTGCTGAGCTTCATGCGCGTGGGCGCGTACGCGGGAAACCAGAAGAATGGCGACTGGGTGGACTCGGTCGTCCAGGTGATCGAACCCTCCTGCTCCATGTCGAACTTCACCGAGGAGGTCAGGGCCAGGGGCGCCAGTTCCGTGTTGCAACCGGTAAGGGCGTACCCCGAGCCTGCCAGCACGAAGAACGCCAGCAGGGCCAGCATGCGGCCGACCCAGGCCTTGAGCGCGCGTTCGGCATGATCAAACATCGGGCTGGATCTCGGGGGTGATGTAGATCTGCACTTCCGTTCGGTTGACGACGTTGTTCCTGGTGGAGAAGAAGAACCCCAGAATGGGAAGGTCCCCGAGGAGCGGCACCTTCGAATTCGTGTCGGACGCCGTCTCGCGGATGAGGCCGCCGATGACGATGGTCTCCCCGTCGCGGACGCGCAACTCCTGCGTCAGGTAGTCACGAGTCCGGGGCAGGCTGATCGGCTGGCCGTCGAACGTGACGGTCTGGCCGGCATCCGAGATCGTCGGATGGATGAAGAGGTTGACCGTGTTGTCGAGGAGGATGCGCGGCGTGATTTCCAGCGTCACGCCCACGGTCGTCGTGACCGCGGTGCGGACGGGCGGCAGGGGAGCTCCGCCGGCGGCCGACTGCGGCTGGGTCACCGAAACGCCCGAGATGACGGTCTCGGTCGTCGAGATCCGCGACTGCCGGTTGTCCATCGCCAGGACCGTGGGGCTCGCGAGGACCTTAGCCTGATTGCTGGCGATGAGGGCGTTGAGGGCCGCCTGGAAGCGGGCGACCTGCGAGGCGTCCGTCAAGCTGACCGTCAGGGTGCCGCCGGTGTTGTTGGAGATCCCCGACACGAGGCCGCCGCCGGGCGATAGCTGGTTGATGGTGAATCCGAGCGTCTTCGACCCGTCGTCGTTGAGTTCGACTATCTGGGCGCGCAGCAGCACCTGGCGGCGCTTCTTGTCGATGCGCGGGAGGATCTGCTCGACCAGGCCGAGCTCTTCTTTCGATCCAATCACCAGCAGGTTGTTGTCCCGTTCGAGAGGGACGAACCGGGGAGTCGCCTCCGAGACGGCCACCTGGATCGTCTGCAAGGTGCTCCCGGCCGCGAAATCAAGTTGCCGGACCGTGAGGCTGCCGCCGCTGCTGGCGCCCGCGGCGCCGCCAGCCGCGGCCCCGCCACCCCCGGTCGACGCGCCGCCGCCGCTCACCATCGTGTTGGTACCCTGTCCGGCCCCCACGAAGTAGCTGCTGCGCAGCAGGTTGATCGCCTCGGCGGGCGTCAGGTGCGTCAGGCGAAAGATCTTGCTCGGCATCAGCACGTCGAAGCGCCGTGCGAGCTTCTCGACGATGTCGATGTCTTCGGTGGTGCCATGCACGATGAGGCTGTTGGTGCGGGCGTCGGCGATCAGCTTGAACTGGGGCGAGAAGCCGCCCTCGGCGCCACCGGCCGCGGCGGCGCCCGCGCCGCCGCCGGCGGTGTTGGACGCGCCCGAGAGGCCCGTCGCGCCGGTGATGGCCACGATCTTGCTCACCAGGTCCGAGGCGTTCGTGAAGTGGACCGGAATGAAGCGGATCTGCGCCTGCCCGTACCGGCCGCTCCGGTAGATGACGTACGCCGAACCCATCTTCAACATGGAGAGGGCGTTGGTCGACAGCAGGGTCTCCATGACCGTATTGAGCGTGATGTCCAGGAAGTCCACGGCCACCGTCCCGCCGACCGAAGGGTCGATGACCATGTTGATGGACTTCATCTCGGCGATGGCGGCCAGGACTTCCTGGACCGGCAAGCCGCGAGCCCGCAGGAAGATCTTGTCGTTGCCGCCCGGTAGGTTCAGGCGCTGCCCCATCATGACCGTGTCGTCAGCCTTGCCCGCAGGCAGGTTCAGGATCTCCTGGCTTCCCCCGGACCCGGTGGGCGTCCGCGGTTTGGGTGCCGGCGGCTTGATCAGCGGCGGCACCAGCAGGCGCACGGGCTCGGGCGCCGCTTCCGGGGGCGGAGGCGGCACCTGGCGCGCCTTTGCGGTCTTCGCGCCGCGTGCCGGCTTGGCGACCGACTCCGGGGTCGGCCCGAAGCCCACCGTCAGGAGGCCGGCGAGCATGGCCACGATGCCCTGCCGGAGCAGCCTGCTGGTCCGGTCGAGCCTGTGGGGCGTCATGGTTATTGTCATTCCGGCATGGAGCTTAGCCTGAAAGCTAACCGTGTATACCCGACGGCTATACGCCCCTAACGGTTCCGAAATACGGCGCTACGGCCCGACGGTACCCGCCGCGTCGAACGGGCTGCAAGCGCAGTCGGTCCCCGAGACTCCCGCCACCATGCTCGGCGAGGCGGGCTGGCCCGTCATGCGATCCACGTACGTCGGTCCGGTAACGAAGTAGAACTGCTTGCCGTCAGGATTCTCGGCGGCGATGGCGTACCGCGACGTGGCGACGTATGCCTTCTGCGAGTGGTCGTAGGTGGAGACGTAGGCATCGCGCCGCCGCGGCAAACGGTAGGTGCCGTCGGGTAACAACGACGCGGCCGTGTAGTGCAGATACACGAGAGTGCCCGCGTCGCCCTGGGCGCGCGCGCTCTCGAAGCAGCGCGTGTTGACGCCGGTCTCGCAGACTTGCAGATCGCGAAACACGAGCTTGTTGCCGCCAGGATCCCGGCATGTCCCCGCCGGCGCCGACCCCGGGACCATGGTCGGCGAGTCCTTGCAGTCGGCCGGGCCGCCCCAGGGGCTGGAGGCCGCGTCTTGCCTCTGCCTGACCCACTCGGCGTTGAGTTCCGCGGCCGTGGGGAGGTCGCCGGTCGCGCTTTCCGAGACGAGCTTCTCGACCACGATCTGCAGGGCGGAAGTACGAGCTTTCGCCGCGGCGGCGCCCGAATTGTCCCGCAACGTGTTGTAGAGCACGGTGCCGCCGAAGAGCATGCTCGCGCTCACGATCATCACGAGGATGACCTCCATGAGCGTGAAGCCGGCGGAATGAGCCCGGGGGGGCTGCGTCACCGCGCGGGTCTCCCGCTCTGGACGAAGTAGAAGCTGCGCCCCCGCTTGTTTTGCGCGACCGCATAACCGTACACGTTGACCCGCCTGGCGCGCGGGATGTCGTAGAGGGTCGAGCAGCACGGCGGAGACTGGGCCGGGAGCGTGATCCGGTAGTACATCAGGTTATCCGTGTTGTTGTCGATCTTCACGGCGTCCGCCGGAGGCGGGGGGTTGGAGACGTTGACGTTGGAGTACGTCCCGGAGCAGTTGGCCGGCGTCGAGTTCCCGAGGCAGTCGGAGCCGTCGATGCCGGCCGATCGGGCGGAATTGGCTATCGTCACCTGGCCGCCCCAGGGCGACTTCACGTAGTCCTCCCGGGCGGCCTTCCACTGCTCGCCCAGGGCATCGACCGTCGGGAAGGCGTTGTTCTGGGTGTAGTAGGTCTCGACCATCGCCTGCAGATCGCCCACGCGCTGCTTGGCCAGCGAATCCCCGGCGGCATCCTTGGCCTGCTGGTAGGCGAACACCGCCGCCGCCACCAGCACGGTGCCCACGGTGATGGCCAGGCCCACCTCCATGAGAGTGAAGCCGCCAACCCTTTGAAACCCTCTCACGTTCGATACATACCCAGGGTCGCCGGGTAAAATCTGTTGGAAATACAAGCATCGCAGGGGTTGTAAGCGCGGGGATCCAAATGCCGAAGCTCTGGGAATACACTG is from Candidatus Tanganyikabacteria bacterium and encodes:
- a CDS encoding type II secretion system protein, producing MPRGMTRLEVSVAMVMATIIVIAISVIFKGVERSAGNARAMDRILAFRQVIEEFASQANAYPTVEQARAVWARQASASYLYSPWGGPVGPELHDATGSRGVAHVAFFEIPRRGDPVPGRAGGIGYMTGRMSEREVLIYDVSRNAEVRVRYYGCFYYDPSGSYPHFATGGAVR
- a CDS encoding type II secretion system protein, with the translated sequence MARTKRRGFTLIEVTLAIVIGVIMIAGATLLYNQSKISSGNSRAQAKVLALQQLIEEYAANNQGTYPGIDSVRSLFKRKRPDDYLKSPWGGQIGTDLQQAGDAQARGIADHSKTKSTVAPGDNDPWTQEALEGMNTVATGKPLNKTSYNGGLAFSLNNASTGTEGQDNTATRSIFDVITNVTKTVRGYSLWIYDQQGQYPNFAAGGKPE
- a CDS encoding type II secretion system protein; this encodes MRVRTTRTKGFTLIEVTLAIVIGIIMIAGATLIYNQAKTSAGNSRAQAKVVALQALVEEYAAQNQGVYPQNLSDVNALWKRKRPDDWNKSPWGGVIGSSYNPTTSPDQQTAYGVGSNTGTTLLFPATTGVQASRPNPAVTGTVTIGTGGCVGIATTCGSAQGNNGYVGGLVFDYDAFNQSYTYPVDIMTNQTSLVKGYACYVVDQQGRFPNFIVGGRANQ
- a CDS encoding ABC transporter permease subunit, which gives rise to MSTFAIARIFFREAIRDRILNLIWLFAIAMLGLSLFMGDLSAGSELKVVKDLGLGIINLLLVLVAIMIGASSIHKEIDKRTVYVVLSKPIARWQFLVGKFLGLFGVLLLLAVAMGVAYYLLLFLMVREFQLIYATAVGLMLLEASVIAALAILFSAITSPTLSAIYVLGVYLVGHNTETILKFGDRGEAPEYIRAIGRVLYHVLPNLETLNIKNQVVYGAGIGGVEAAWAIAYAAALIAVFMTLATLAFVTREI
- a CDS encoding type II secretion system protein GspD, which gives rise to MTPHRLDRTSRLLRQGIVAMLAGLLTVGFGPTPESVAKPARGAKTAKARQVPPPPPEAAPEPVRLLVPPLIKPPAPKPRTPTGSGGSQEILNLPAGKADDTVMMGQRLNLPGGNDKIFLRARGLPVQEVLAAIAEMKSINMVIDPSVGGTVAVDFLDITLNTVMETLLSTNALSMLKMGSAYVIYRSGRYGQAQIRFIPVHFTNASDLVSKIVAITGATGLSGASNTAGGGAGAAAAGGAEGGFSPQFKLIADARTNSLIVHGTTEDIDIVEKLARRFDVLMPSKIFRLTHLTPAEAINLLRSSYFVGAGQGTNTMVSGGGASTGGGGAAAGGAAGASSGGSLTVRQLDFAAGSTLQTIQVAVSEATPRFVPLERDNNLLVIGSKEELGLVEQILPRIDKKRRQVLLRAQIVELNDDGSKTLGFTINQLSPGGGLVSGISNNTGGTLTVSLTDASQVARFQAALNALIASNQAKVLASPTVLAMDNRQSRISTTETVISGVSVTQPQSAAGGAPLPPVRTAVTTTVGVTLEITPRILLDNTVNLFIHPTISDAGQTVTFDGQPISLPRTRDYLTQELRVRDGETIVIGGLIRETASDTNSKVPLLGDLPILGFFFSTRNNVVNRTEVQIYITPEIQPDV
- a CDS encoding type II secretion system protein; its protein translation is MRGFQRVGGFTLMEVGLAITVGTVLVAAAVFAYQQAKDAAGDSLAKQRVGDLQAMVETYYTQNNAFPTVDALGEQWKAAREDYVKSPWGGQVTIANSARSAGIDGSDCLGNSTPANCSGTYSNVNVSNPPPPADAVKIDNNTDNLMYYRITLPAQSPPCCSTLYDIPRARRVNVYGYAVAQNKRGRSFYFVQSGRPAR